The Sulfurovum zhangzhouensis genome includes the window ATTCAAATTCACGTATCATAAGGCTAGATGGAGAAATTATTGACCTTGGTAATGTACAACTCAAGATTTTTGAAAAACTTATACGCAATTGCGGGAGTGTCATTACAAAAGAGGAACTCTATGAATGTCTTGAACATACTTCAGACACTGCGTTAAGGGTTGCGATTACAAAAATAAAACAGAAACTCAATATTGATATCAAAAATATTCGAAGTAAAGGCTATATCCTTGAAAAGTTATGAAAAAGAATCTCTCTTTAAGAACTTTTTAGTCTTTTTTTCTCTTTTAGAGATACTATTGATCCTTTTATTTAGTGAACTGTACCGTACAGAAAAAACCGAGTACCATCAAGACATTCTAAAGACCATGCAAGTATGCAGCTACTCTTTTGAGTGTGAACAGTTTCACTTTGACTTTGTCCCAAAAGAAGATAATGTACTGAATAAACTCTACGAAAAAGAAGCGCTCTATGCTTTTTTTCATATCCCAAAATCAAAGAAATTCTATGTAAAAATCTCCTATCCTCTGGATAAACTCTATATGGATATTAAAGAGATACAAAAAGGGCTGTGGATCAAATTTATACTTGCTACCATTTTACTGATGGGAGTAGCTTTATTTTTTACTTTTTACAGTCTCAAACCGATCCGTAAAGCATTACGACTCAATGATGAATTTATCAAAGATATCCTACATGATTTTAACACCCCTATCACTTCTATGTTATTGAATATCAAAATGTTCAAAGATGAAATAGGCGAAAATCCATTTGTAGAACGTCTCTCCCACAGCATTGACACCCTATTATTGTTACAGAACAACCTCAAAAGTTTTTTACATAATTCTCCTTCACAAAAGAGCAGTGTTGATGTAGGGAAATTAGCTCAAACCCGTTTAAAGTTCATACAAAACATTTATCCTAAACTTACCTATGAATATATTGAACATAATGATCTGGTTAAAACTACGAATCAAGAGCTGCTTACACGTATCTTTGACAACCTTATAAGCAATGCGGCAAAATATAATAAACCTCATGGCAAAGTGACCTTGACAGTAAACAAAACTTCCGTTGTCATTGAAGATACAGGTAAAGGTATCCAAGACGTTGAACGAGTTCTCCAACGCTATTATAAAGAACAGGACCGCGGTATAGGACTTGGTCTTCCTATCGTTCAAAAACTGACAAGAGAACTTAATATTATACTTCATATTGAAAGTTACGTAGGTAAAGGGACAAAAGTAATATTGGATTTTAAACATCTACATAAGGGTGAGAAATGAGACATTTGATTTTATCCCTATTGGGTGCATTTCTGTTCTCGACAACCACTCTTAATGCAAATATAGACGACAAAATTGAAGCGATCCAAAAAGCACCGCTACATGAACGTTTTAAACTGATGAATGCTTTTAAAAAAGAGATCCTGCACATGCGTGATCAAGAACGTATGACAGCTATAAGCAAATTAAAATCTATTACAAACAGCCAACACTCCCATCAAGTGATCAAAGAGATCAAACAGGCTTCCGGTGCTAAACCTGCAAAAAAGGAAAGAACTTTTTCTTATATCAAAAAGCGTATGAAGCGTGAAGAGAAAACTGATCACACTATACAAAATGAAATAAAAGCAAATATTGAGGCTGATTCGGAAGAGCACATTGAAAATGAAACAGAAGACCATGTAGAAAATGAAGCGGAGGATCACATTGAAAATGAAACAGAAGATCACATTGAAAATGAAACGGAAGACCATATAGAAGATGAAACCGAAGACCATATTGAGGATGAAAATGAACATGATGATGATTAGAACTATTTTGACAGGATTGATCCTATCTGCTTTTGCTATTGCTCAACCAAACAGTGATCAGGATATGGATGGAGTACCTGATGCTGTAGATCAATGCAGTAATACACCTTTTTTGGATGAAGTAAATGCAGAAGGCTGTTCCACCAATAAACTGTTTCTTCCAGACGAAGAGGATAATGATGGGTTAGATGTCATTTTAGGATACGGGCTTAATAATAATGAAGATATTTTGGGGAGAGAAACCCAACATACTACAAATCTACAAATCAGTTATTATCAAAATGACTGGAGTTACTCTATACGATCAGGGTACTTTATGGCAAATCAAGAACACGGTACACTTGATACAATCCTCAAGATCAAACGAAAATTCAAGCTTAATGATACATTCAAGCTGGGAATGGGAGTCGGCATAAAACTGCCTACTTATGACTATGTCGGAAATAAAACCGATTACACATTCTATGGTTCTCTTTCTTATTATCCTATCTCTGATTATTCCATTCTTGCAGGTGTTAACTATACCTTTATCAATGATATAGAAGAGACTGTGCCGCTACAGGACATCAATGCATATTATATAGGTACCGGACATTTTTTTACGAAAAACTTATATGCCAGCATCTCCTATAGCTATGCAGACAGTAAATTCACTACGCAACACCCAACAAAAGCTTTAATGGGCATCCTCTTTTATAAGATTGATCAAAAATGGTATACCACATTATCCTATAGACACGAAATTGATGATGATGATTTACACAATGCCTTTAATATCAAACTTGGATACAGTATCTGGTAAATCTATACCTAAAGACGTTGTAACTTTTTAAGTCCCTCTTTGACAAGGGTACTTGTGTCACCGCTACAGCCTGAAAGGGCTTTTTGAATCGCATCTTTTTTGAAACCAAGGCTCTCAAGAGCCATGATCGCCTCTACCATGGCACTGTTTCCACTACTTTCTCCCTCTCCATCCACGATAAAGTCTGCCAATTCGACCAAAATACGGCTCGCTGCCTTTGGTCCGATACCCGGTACTCTCTTAAGAAGTCCTACATCTTTGGAACTCACTACCCTCGCAAAGGTTTCAGGAGTAAAAGTCGAACAGATAGCAAGCCCTACTTTCGGCCCTACACCATTGATCTTCAGTACAGTATCAAACATCTTCTTCTCATTCATATCCATAAAACCGAATAAAAGATGTGCGTCTTCACGTATGATCTGTGTAGTAAAGAGCTTTACTCTTTTATCTTGAATAGCATTAGAAGTATTTAGTGAGATCATCACTTCATAGATCAATCCGTTAACATTGATATGTACAAAGGTCGGATCTTTACGCTCTATAGTTCCTTCAATTCCTACGATCATCTTCTACCTTTTTCTTTTCTTTATCACAGTATAACAATACTTCTTTAGTGAAATAATAAATATGTCATATTGTCATATTTTAAAACACCTAGATCTCCTCTTACACACGGTTTACACACTTTAACTTTACCATTACAGCAAAAAGGCAACTCTAATGAATAACTTTCTGGTAAAAATAATCTTAATGGCTTTATTGATACAAACGATTCATGGAGCAGAAAAGTACGATGACAAAACATTTCGGGTGATTACTAAACTATGCGGGAAGTGTCATGGTACTCCATTTTACTTTGCAGTACAGAAAGACGAAGATAGCTGGATGGAATACTTTGAAGACGATCAGACATTGATTGATGTACATAAAAAAGATCCTCAGGCCCTAAAAAATGTTCAAAGTAAACGGTTTAAATACTTTAGAAAAGACATTTTAAAATTTTTCTTAGATAATTCACAATATTCAGGTGCGGTACATGGGTGTGATGCCAATTTTTGCGGTGCTCACCACTAAGTATTTGATCTTGAAAATAAAGTAGTAGTTAAATTCCGATATCTGAAAGATCAATTAAACCTATAGTATCTTTCAGCACGGTTCCTATGCTCTAAGAAATATTGTTTTGTAAGTGATAATGAGTGGGAATTATTTCACTATACTTATCAAATAAAAAATTATTTATTATTGTAATTTCATTATAATTTATAAATTTTCCTCTAAAAAAGGGTCTATATGCAACTCTTCATAGTTCTATTGGGCGCGACACTTGGATTTATATACAGCTATAATACTGATGGTTTTATCTTTAGCTCCAATATCTGCCTATTTGCAGGATTAACCATGATCATGCCTTCTTTATTTAAAGTAAGACTCTCAGATGTGAAATTGGTATGGGAATATCGTATCACTATCATAAAAAGCCTTTTTCTCAATTTCGTTCTACTCCCTGTTTTTGCTGTGATCATCGGATTGATCACAAGAGATTACGGTATTGCAGCAGGAATTTTTCTCCTCTCGGTACTGAGCGGCGGCGGCATGGTGATGTACTGGATCAAAAAATCAGGTGGAGACACTTCATTGGGATTTATCATCCTTTTTATTAACCTGCTTTTGGTATCGCTTTCTTTCCTGATGCTGCACCTTTTCGGTATCTATACAGAAAGCTACTTTTCGACCTTGTACACAGAGGATGCAAACAATATGAGCAGTTATGCAAGGCTGGTCGTAATGCTGCTCATCGTTATCCCTTTCGTTACAAGCAGGGTCATTATTTTGATCAAGCCTCTAGCGGCTTTTATCGAAACATACCGAACTTATATCAGCAACGCAAGCATCTTTGTTATTTTGTTTTATCTCTTTGGATTGCAAAGCACGCAAAGCCTTGTCGATATCTTTGATCTGGAGCCTGAACTTGCTGCCATATCTCTTGTTGCCGTGATTGTTTTTTATTTGCTTGATCTGTTGGCTGCACGTTTTATGTTCAACCTTGATTCACCTCAAGAAAAAGCG containing:
- a CDS encoding sensor histidine kinase, translated to MKSYEKESLFKNFLVFFSLLEILLILLFSELYRTEKTEYHQDILKTMQVCSYSFECEQFHFDFVPKEDNVLNKLYEKEALYAFFHIPKSKKFYVKISYPLDKLYMDIKEIQKGLWIKFILATILLMGVALFFTFYSLKPIRKALRLNDEFIKDILHDFNTPITSMLLNIKMFKDEIGENPFVERLSHSIDTLLLLQNNLKSFLHNSPSQKSSVDVGKLAQTRLKFIQNIYPKLTYEYIEHNDLVKTTNQELLTRIFDNLISNAAKYNKPHGKVTLTVNKTSVVIEDTGKGIQDVERVLQRYYKEQDRGIGLGLPIVQKLTRELNIILHIESYVGKGTKVILDFKHLHKGEK
- the ruvA gene encoding Holliday junction branch migration protein RuvA, producing the protein MIVGIEGTIERKDPTFVHINVNGLIYEVMISLNTSNAIQDKRVKLFTTQIIREDAHLLFGFMDMNEKKMFDTVLKINGVGPKVGLAICSTFTPETFARVVSSKDVGLLKRVPGIGPKAASRILVELADFIVDGEGESSGNSAMVEAIMALESLGFKKDAIQKALSGCSGDTSTLVKEGLKKLQRL